A window of the Candidatus Nitrosotalea okcheonensis genome harbors these coding sequences:
- a CDS encoding two-component system sensor histidine kinase NtrB: MVTKNENESYDYKEEDLNILLERYEKMSEKYRNLYDNSPDLYRTINIDGIILDCNKTYASKLGYSKEDIIGKTIFEHVAENSQKLLQDAYDTWKTTGVVSSREIWLRRKDQTIFPVLLSATSLYGNDGTLVGSNTTIKDMTEIYNAKKEIEEHKLKNLNAIGDLSARISHDFRNPISIIRNSLELMKIQNHDLSEKNKNHVLMMERAIARISHQLEEVLDYVLPRPLDLQTHSLCNIVEAAISKIDFGKVVLSVPKEDHVIVCDGAKIEIVLTNLILNAVQAMEKKGNIFVRINDMTDSITIGVEDTGPGIPKHLIEKMFEPLFTTRQIGTGLGLVSCKSIIEKHGGTINISTQTGKGTTFTIKLPKFQPLKTPIHSGSY, translated from the coding sequence ATGGTGACAAAAAATGAAAATGAGTCTTATGATTACAAAGAAGAGGATCTCAACATCCTGTTAGAACGCTATGAAAAAATGTCAGAAAAATACAGAAATTTATATGATAATTCCCCAGATCTTTATAGAACAATCAACATAGATGGCATCATTTTAGATTGCAACAAGACCTATGCAAGTAAATTAGGATACAGCAAAGAAGATATCATTGGGAAAACAATTTTTGAACACGTGGCAGAAAACAGTCAGAAACTATTACAAGATGCATATGACACATGGAAAACTACTGGGGTTGTGTCAAGTAGAGAGATATGGCTAAGACGAAAAGATCAAACAATATTTCCAGTTTTGCTCAGTGCTACTAGTCTGTACGGTAACGATGGCACACTTGTAGGAAGTAATACTACGATAAAAGATATGACTGAGATATATAACGCAAAAAAAGAAATTGAGGAACACAAATTAAAAAATCTCAATGCCATAGGAGATCTCTCTGCTAGAATATCACATGATTTTAGAAATCCCATATCAATAATCAGAAATAGTCTAGAACTAATGAAGATCCAAAACCATGATCTCAGTGAGAAAAACAAGAATCATGTATTAATGATGGAACGAGCCATTGCTAGAATATCCCATCAGTTAGAAGAGGTTTTAGACTATGTCCTACCAAGGCCATTAGATCTTCAGACCCATTCATTATGCAACATTGTAGAGGCTGCAATCTCTAAGATAGACTTTGGAAAAGTGGTGTTGAGTGTTCCAAAAGAAGATCATGTAATAGTATGTGATGGAGCAAAAATTGAGATTGTTCTTACTAACCTAATACTAAATGCAGTTCAAGCCATGGAGAAAAAAGGTAACATATTTGTAAGAATCAATGACATGACAGATTCCATCACAATAGGAGTGGAAGATACTGGCCCTGGCATACCAAAACACCTGATAGAAAAAATGTTTGAGCCCCTATTTACGACAAGACAGATTGGAACCGGTTTGGGACTAGTTAGCTGCAAGAGCATCATAGA